In Populus alba chromosome 9, ASM523922v2, whole genome shotgun sequence, a genomic segment contains:
- the LOC118059197 gene encoding polyadenylate-binding protein 8 — MAQVQVPAQPQNVNGGANNPNFVTTSLYVGDLEANVTDSQLYDLFNQVGQVVSVRVCRDLTSRRSLGYGYVNYSNPQDAARALEVLNFTPLNGSPIRVMYSHRDPSVRKSGAGNIFIKNLDKAIDHKALHDTFSVFGNILSCKVATDPSGQSKGYGFVQFDSEEAAQKAIEKLNGMLLNDKQVYVGPFLRKQERETASDKTRFNNVFVKNLSETTTEEDLNKAFGEFGTITSVVVMRDGDGKSRCFGFVNFENADDAAKAAEALNGKKCDDKEWFVGKAQKKYEREVELKQRFEQSMKEAADKFQGANLYIKNLDDSIGDEKLKELFSPYGTITSCKVMRDPNGISRGSGFVAFSSPEEASRALLEMNGKMVASKPLYVALAQRKEDRRARLQAQFSQMRPVAMAPSVGRMPMYPPTGPGLGQQIFYGQGPPAIIPPQPGFGYQQQLVPGMRPGGAPMPNFFVPMVQQGQQGQRPGGRRAGTGQQSQQPVPLMQQQMLPRGRVYRYPPGRGMPDVPMTGVAGGMLSVPYDMGGMPMRDAALSQPIPIGALATALANATPDQQRTMLGENLYPLVEQLEPEAAAKVTGMLLEMDQTEVLHLLESPEALKSKVNEAMEVLRTVQQQATGTADQLASLSLNDNLGP, encoded by the exons ATGGCACAGGTTCAAGTACCGGCTCAGCCACAGAATGTTAATGGAGGGGCTAATAACCCAAATTTTGTAACGACATCGCTTTATGTGGGTGATTTGGAAGCGAATGTGACTGATTCCCAGTTGTATGATCTGTTTAATCAAGTGGGTCAAGTGGTTTCCGTCAGGGTTTGCAGGGACCTGACGAGCCGCAGGTCCCTTGGTTATGGTTATGTTAACTACAGCAATCCTCAAGAtg CTGCAAGGGCATTGGAAGTGCTGAATTTCACTCCACTGAATGGAAGTCCAATCAGGGTTATGTATTCCCATCGTGACCCGAGTGTTCGCAAAAGTGGGGCaggaaatatatttattaag AATCTGGACAAGGCAATTGACCACAAAGCACTGCATGACACATTTTCAGTATTTGGGAACATTCTCTCTTGCAAGGTGGCTACTGACCCCTCTGGCCAGTCAAAAGGCTATGGGTTTGTGCAGTTTGACAGCGAGGAAGCTGCTCAAAAAGCGATTGAGAAACTGAATGGCATGCTGTTGAATGATAAGCAAGTTTATGTGGGACCTTTCCTTCGCAAGCAGGAAAGGGAGACTGCCTCTGACAAGACAAGATTCAACAACGTTTTTGTGAAGAATCTATCTGAAACGACAACCGAGGAGGATTTGAACAAAGCTTTTGGTGAATTTGGAACTATCACCAGTGTTGTGGTGATGAGGGATGGTGATGGAAAGTCTAGGTGCTTTGGATTTGTGAACTTTGAGAATGCAGATGATGCTGCTAAAGCAGCGGAGGCTCTTAATGGAAAGAAATGTGATGACAAGGAATGGTTTGTTGGGAAAGCtcagaaaaaatatgaaagggAAGTCGAGTTAAAACAACGGTTTGAGCAGAGCATGAAGGAAGCAGCTGACAAATTTCAGGGTGCAAATTTGTACATTAAAAATTTAGATGATAGCATAGGTGATGAGAAACTTAAGGAGCTTTTTTCTCCATATGGTACAATCACGTCTTGCAAG GTTATGCGAGACCCGAATGGAATAAGCAGAGGATCAGGGTTTGTTGCATTCTCAAGTCCTGAAGAGGCATCTAGAGCT CTATTGGAGATGAACGGGAAAATGGTTGCTAGCAAACCTCTATATGTTGCCCTTGCACAAAGAAAGGAAGATAGAAGAGCCAGGTTGCAG GCTCAGTTTTCTCAAATGCGACCAGTTGCAATGGCACCTTCAGTTGGTCGTATGCCAATGTACCCCCCTACTGGTCCCGGTCTTGGACAACAAATATTCTATGGACAAGGCCCACCTGCTATCATACCACCCCAG CCTGGATTTGGGTATCAACAGCAGCTAGTGCCTGGTATGAGGCCTGGAGGGGCTCCTATGCCAAATTTCTTTGTGCCAATGGTTCAGCAGGGGCAGCAAGGTCAGCGTCCTGGTGGTCGACGGGCAGGTACTGGCCAGCAATCCCAGCAGCCAGTCCCGCTAATGCAGCAGCAG ATGCTTCCTAGGGGACGTGTCTATCGCTACCCTCCAGGACGTGGAATGCCTGATGTTCCAATGACTGGTGTTGCTGGAGGCATGCTTTCTGTTCCATATGACATGGGTGGTATGCCAATGCGTGATGCAGCGTTGTCCCAGCCAATTCCCATAGGGGCTTTGGCAACTGCACTTGCAAATGCTACTCCAGATCAGCAGAGAACG ATGCTGGGAGAAAATCTGTACCCTCTTGTGGAGCAGCTGGAACCTGAAGCCGCAGCTAAAGTGACAGGCATGCTTCTGGAGATGGATCAGACTGAGGTTCTGCACTTGCTTGAGTCACCAGAAGCTCTCAAATCAAAGGTTAATGAGGCGATGGAGGTTCTAAGGACTGTTCAGCAGCAGGCCACTGGCACAGCTGATCAACTAGCTTCATTGTCACTGAACGACAACCTTGGGCCTTAA
- the LOC118059198 gene encoding probable E3 ubiquitin ligase SUD1 isoform X1: protein MEIDSAVEQPPPQQPITSATATDGVNQTQSPSGSMGKEESDGVKTVSLLSAARFDDEEEEEDVCRICRNPGDAENPLRYPCACSGSIKFVHQDCLLQWLNHSNARQCEVCKHPFSFSPVYAENAPARLPFQEFVVGMTMKTCHVLQFFLRLSFVLSVWLLIIPFITFWIWRLAFVRSLGEAQRLFLSHISTTVILTDCLHGFLLSASIVFIFLGATSLRDYFRHLRELGGHDAEREDEGDRNGARAARRPPGQANRNVAGEVNAEDAGGAQGIAGAGQIIRRNAENVAARWEMQAARLEAHVEQMFDGLDDADGAEDVPFDELVGMQGPVFHLVENAFTVLASNMIFLGVVIFVPFSLGRIILYYISWLFSSASVPVLSTVMPLTDTALSLANITLKNALTAVANLTSEGEDGGVLGQVADMLNVNASGLNEVSNNISSPLSADLLKGASVGTSRLSDVTTLAIGYMFIFSLVVFYLGGVALIRYTKGEPLTMGRFYGIASIAETIPSLFRQFLAATRHLMTMIKVAFLLVIELGVFPLMCGWWLDICTIRMFGKSMAHRVQFFSISPLASSLVHWVVGIVYMLQISIFVSLLRGVLRHGVLYFLRDPADPNYNPFRDLIDDPVHKHARRVLLSVAVYGSLIVMLVFLPVKLAMRMAPSIFPLDISVSDPFTEIPADMLLFQICIPFAIEHFKLRTTIKSLLRYWFTAVGWALGLTDFLLPGAEDNGGQDNGNVEQGRQDRLQAAQQGGQDRALVALAAADDQNSSTLAAGTSAEEDEIDEQSDSDRYSFVLRIVLLLVVAWMTLLMFNSTLIVVPISLGRALFNAIPLLPITHGIKCNDLYAFVIGSYVIWTALAGARYSIEQIRTKRATVLFSQIWKWCSIVLKSSALLSIWIFVIPVLIGLLFELLVIVPMRVPVDESPVFLLYQDWALGLIFLKIWTRLVMLDQMMPLVDESWRIKFERVREDGFSRLQGLWVLQEIVFPIIMKLLTALCVPYVLSRGVFPVLGYPLAVNSAVYRFAWLGCLCFSLLCFCAKRFHVWFTNLHNSIRDDRYLIGRRLHNYGEYTEKRQNEAGTSSEAQISNSQGTGLIGEVEVGGIRLRRAIREE from the exons ATGGAGATCGACTCCGCGGTGGAACAACCACCACCACAACAGCCGATCACCTCCGCAACAGCCACCGACGGCGTAAACCAGACGCAGTCTCCATCGGGTTCGATGGGGAAAGAGGAGAGTGACGGAGTAAAGACGGTGTCGTTGTTGTCGGCGGCGAGGTTCGAtgacgaggaggaggaggaggatgtttGCAGGATCTGTAGAAATCCAGGAGATGCGGAGAATCCGTTACGGTATCCTTGCGCGTGTAGTGGAAGTATTAAGTTTGTTCATCAGGACTGTCTCCTTCAGTGGCTTAATCATAGTAATGCTCGCCAATGCGAG GTTTGCAAAcatcccttttctttctctcctgtTTATGCTGAGAATGCCCCAGCTAGGCTTCCTTTTCAGGAGTTTGTAGTAGGGATGACAATGAAGACTTGTCATgttctacaattttttttgcgTCTTAGTTTTGTGCTTTCAGTTTGGCTTCTAATTATACCCTTTATTACATTTTGGATATGGCGCTTGGCTTTTGTGAGGAGTTTAGGTGAAGCCCAAAGATTATTCTTAAGTCACATCTCCACTACTGTTATTCTTACTGATTGTCTGCATGGGTTCCTGCTTTCTGCGagtattgttttcatttttcttggcGCCACTTCTCTAAGAGATTACTTCAGGCATTTAAGAGAGCTTGGGGGACATGATGCTGAGAGAGAAGATGAAGGAGACAGAAACGGTGCCCGTGCTGCAAGACGACCACCAGGACAGGCTAATAGAAATGTTGCTGGTGAGGTAAATGCTGAAGATGCTGGTGGAGCACAAGGAATTGCTGGGGCTGGTCAAATTATCCGAAGGAATGCAGAGAATGTTGCTGCTCGATGGGAGATGCAGGCAGCCCGTCTCGAGGCCCATGTTGAACAGATGTTTGATGGTTTAGATGATGCTGATGGTGCAGAGGATGTGCCCTTTGATGAGCTCGTTGGCATGCAGGGTCCTGTTTTTCATTTAGTTGAAAATGCATTTACT GTTTTGGCTAGCAATATGATATTCCTCGGTGTTGTAATCTTTGTGCCATTTTCTTTGGGACGGATTATCCTGTACTACATATCATGGCTTTTCTCTTCTGCAAGTGTTCCTGTGCTGTCAACAGTTATGCCACTTACAGATACTGCTCTCTCCTTAGCAAATATCACCTTGAAGAATGCATTAACTGCTGTTGCAAATTTGACATCTGAAGGTGAAGATGGTGGAGTTCTTGGTCAGGTTGCAGACATGTTGAATGTAAATGCCAGTGGACTAAATGAAGTCTCAAATAACATAAGCAGTCCACTTTCTGCAGATCTCTTAAAAGGGGCAAGTGTTGGCACGTCACGGCTTTCTGATGTCACGACTCTTGCTATTGGATACATGTTTATATTCTCTCTAGTCGTCTTCTATCTTGGTGGTGTTGCTTTAATTCGGTACACTAAGGGTGAACCTTTGACCATGGGGAGGTTTTACGGTATTGCTTCTATAGCAGAGACAATTCCATCCCTCTTCAGGCAGTTCTTGGCAGCAACGAGACATTTGATGACCATGATTAAGGTTGCCTTCCTTCTAGTTATTGAACTCGGGGTGTTCCCTTTGATGTGTGGATGGTGGCTGGATATTTGTACGATAAGAATGTTTGGAAAGTCTATGGCTCATAGAGTTCAGTTCTTCTCAATTTCTCCTTTAGCAAGCTCGTTAGTTCATTGGGTTGTAGGAATTGTTTACATGCTACAAATCAGCATCTTCGTGAGCCTTCTTCGTGGG GTTTTGCGCCATGgtgttttgtattttcttcGAGATCCAGCAGATCCTAACTACAACCCGTTCCGTGATCTAATTGATGATCCTGTGCACAAGCATGCTCGCAGAGTTTTATTGTCTGTTGCAGTTTATGGAAGTCTAATTGTGATGCTTGTATTCTTACCTGTTAAACTTGCTATGAGAATGGCACCTTCCATTTTTCCACTGGACATTTC GGTATCCGACCCGTTTACTGAAATTCCAGCTGACATGCTTCTCTTTCAAATCTGCATCCCATTTGCCATTGAGCATTTTAAGTTGCGGACCACAATCAAGTCCCTCCTCCGCTACTGGTTTACAGCTGTAGGCTGGGCACTTGGCTTAACAGATTTCTTACTGCCTGGAGCTGAGGACAATGGTGGTCAAGACAATGGAAATGTGGAGCAAGGAAGGCAGGATAGACTACAGGCTGCACAACAAGGTGGACAAGACAGGGCCTTAGTGGCTCTTGCAGCTGCAGATGACCAAAACAGTTCCACTCTTGCAGCCGGAACTTCTGCAGAGGAGGATGAGATTGATGAGCAATCTGATTCAGA CAGGTACAGCTTTGTTCTACGGATTGTCCTCTTGCTGGTGGTGGCATGGATGACTCTACTTATGTTCAACTCCACGTTGATAGTTGTTCCAATATCACTTGGGCGTGCTCTTTTCAATGCCATTCCTCTTCTGCCAATAACTCATGGCATCAAGTGCAATG ATCTATATGCTTTTGTAATTGGAAGTTACGTCATTTGGACTGCTTTAGCTGGAGCAAGATACTCAATTGAGCAAATTAGAACAAAGAGGGCAACAGTTTTGTTTAGCCAAATCTGGAAGTGGTGCAGCATTGTTCTCAAGAGCTCGGCTCTATTGTCAATATGG ATTTTTGTTATTCCAGTATTGATTGGGCTGCTATTCGAGCTTTTGGTAATTGTGCCTATGCGGGTGCCTGTAGATGAAAGCCCTGTTTTCCTTCTATATCAGGATTGGGCATTAGGGCTCATCTTTCTCAAGATATGGACTCGGCTG GTAATGTTGGACCAGATGATGCCGCTGGTGGATGAAAGTTGGAGAATAAAATTCGAAAGGGTGAGAGAAGATGGTTTCTCAAGGCTGCAAGGCCTTTGGGTACTGCAGGAGATTGTTTTCCCAATAATAATGAAGCTGCTAACAGCCTTGTGTGTACCTTATGTCTTGTCAAGAGGAGTATTTCCTGTTCTCGGGTACCCATTAGCAGTGAACTCAGCGGTGTACCGATTTGCATGGCTGGGATGCCTCTGCTTCAGCCTGCTGTGCTTTTGTGCCAAGAGATTTCATGTCTGGTTCACCAACCTTCACAATTCCATTCGCGATGATCGCTATCTCATTGGTCGCAGGCTTCATAACTATGGAGAGTATACAGAGAAGCGGCAGAATGAGGCAGGGACTTCCTCAGAAGCACAGATTTCAAATTCTCAGGGCACGGGTTTGATTGGAGAAGTTGAAGTAGGAGGAATAAGATTAAGACGTGCTATTCGAGAGGAATAA
- the LOC118059198 gene encoding probable E3 ubiquitin ligase SUD1 isoform X2 translates to MEIDSAVEQPPPQQPITSATATDGVNQTQSPSGSMGKEESDGVKTVSLLSAARFDDEEEEEDVCRICRNPGDAENPLRYPCACSGSIKFVHQDCLLQWLNHSNARQCEVCKHPFSFSPVYAENAPARLPFQEFVVGMTMKTCHVLQFFLRLSFVLSVWLLIIPFITFWIWRLAFVRSLGEAQRLFLSHISTTVILTDCLHGFLLSASIVFIFLGATSLRDYFRHLRELGGHDAEREDEGDRNGARAARRPPGQANRNVAGEVNAEDAGGAQGIAGAGQIIRRNAENVAARWEMQAARLEAHVEQMFDGLDDADGAEDVPFDELVGMQGPVFHLVENAFTVLASNMIFLGVVIFVPFSLGRIILYYISWLFSSASVPVLSTVMPLTDTALSLANITLKNALTAVANLTSEGEDGGVLGQVADMLNVNASGLNEVSNNISSPLSADLLKGASVGTSRLSDVTTLAIGYMFIFSLVVFYLGGVALIRYTKGEPLTMGRFYGIASIAETIPSLFRQFLAATRHLMTMIKVAFLLVIELGVFPLMCGWWLDICTIRMFGKSMAHRVQFFSISPLASSLVHWVVGIVYMLQISIFVSLLRGVLRHGVLYFLRDPADPNYNPFRDLIDDPVHKHARRVLLSVAVYGSLIVMLVFLPVKLAMRMAPSIFPLDISVSDPFTEIPADMLLFQICIPFAIEHFKLRTTIKSLLRYWFTAVGWALGLTDFLLPGAEDNGGQDNGNVEQGRQDRLQAAQQGGQDRALVALAAADDQNSSTLAAGTSAEEDEIDEQSDSEYSFVLRIVLLLVVAWMTLLMFNSTLIVVPISLGRALFNAIPLLPITHGIKCNDLYAFVIGSYVIWTALAGARYSIEQIRTKRATVLFSQIWKWCSIVLKSSALLSIWIFVIPVLIGLLFELLVIVPMRVPVDESPVFLLYQDWALGLIFLKIWTRLVMLDQMMPLVDESWRIKFERVREDGFSRLQGLWVLQEIVFPIIMKLLTALCVPYVLSRGVFPVLGYPLAVNSAVYRFAWLGCLCFSLLCFCAKRFHVWFTNLHNSIRDDRYLIGRRLHNYGEYTEKRQNEAGTSSEAQISNSQGTGLIGEVEVGGIRLRRAIREE, encoded by the exons ATGGAGATCGACTCCGCGGTGGAACAACCACCACCACAACAGCCGATCACCTCCGCAACAGCCACCGACGGCGTAAACCAGACGCAGTCTCCATCGGGTTCGATGGGGAAAGAGGAGAGTGACGGAGTAAAGACGGTGTCGTTGTTGTCGGCGGCGAGGTTCGAtgacgaggaggaggaggaggatgtttGCAGGATCTGTAGAAATCCAGGAGATGCGGAGAATCCGTTACGGTATCCTTGCGCGTGTAGTGGAAGTATTAAGTTTGTTCATCAGGACTGTCTCCTTCAGTGGCTTAATCATAGTAATGCTCGCCAATGCGAG GTTTGCAAAcatcccttttctttctctcctgtTTATGCTGAGAATGCCCCAGCTAGGCTTCCTTTTCAGGAGTTTGTAGTAGGGATGACAATGAAGACTTGTCATgttctacaattttttttgcgTCTTAGTTTTGTGCTTTCAGTTTGGCTTCTAATTATACCCTTTATTACATTTTGGATATGGCGCTTGGCTTTTGTGAGGAGTTTAGGTGAAGCCCAAAGATTATTCTTAAGTCACATCTCCACTACTGTTATTCTTACTGATTGTCTGCATGGGTTCCTGCTTTCTGCGagtattgttttcatttttcttggcGCCACTTCTCTAAGAGATTACTTCAGGCATTTAAGAGAGCTTGGGGGACATGATGCTGAGAGAGAAGATGAAGGAGACAGAAACGGTGCCCGTGCTGCAAGACGACCACCAGGACAGGCTAATAGAAATGTTGCTGGTGAGGTAAATGCTGAAGATGCTGGTGGAGCACAAGGAATTGCTGGGGCTGGTCAAATTATCCGAAGGAATGCAGAGAATGTTGCTGCTCGATGGGAGATGCAGGCAGCCCGTCTCGAGGCCCATGTTGAACAGATGTTTGATGGTTTAGATGATGCTGATGGTGCAGAGGATGTGCCCTTTGATGAGCTCGTTGGCATGCAGGGTCCTGTTTTTCATTTAGTTGAAAATGCATTTACT GTTTTGGCTAGCAATATGATATTCCTCGGTGTTGTAATCTTTGTGCCATTTTCTTTGGGACGGATTATCCTGTACTACATATCATGGCTTTTCTCTTCTGCAAGTGTTCCTGTGCTGTCAACAGTTATGCCACTTACAGATACTGCTCTCTCCTTAGCAAATATCACCTTGAAGAATGCATTAACTGCTGTTGCAAATTTGACATCTGAAGGTGAAGATGGTGGAGTTCTTGGTCAGGTTGCAGACATGTTGAATGTAAATGCCAGTGGACTAAATGAAGTCTCAAATAACATAAGCAGTCCACTTTCTGCAGATCTCTTAAAAGGGGCAAGTGTTGGCACGTCACGGCTTTCTGATGTCACGACTCTTGCTATTGGATACATGTTTATATTCTCTCTAGTCGTCTTCTATCTTGGTGGTGTTGCTTTAATTCGGTACACTAAGGGTGAACCTTTGACCATGGGGAGGTTTTACGGTATTGCTTCTATAGCAGAGACAATTCCATCCCTCTTCAGGCAGTTCTTGGCAGCAACGAGACATTTGATGACCATGATTAAGGTTGCCTTCCTTCTAGTTATTGAACTCGGGGTGTTCCCTTTGATGTGTGGATGGTGGCTGGATATTTGTACGATAAGAATGTTTGGAAAGTCTATGGCTCATAGAGTTCAGTTCTTCTCAATTTCTCCTTTAGCAAGCTCGTTAGTTCATTGGGTTGTAGGAATTGTTTACATGCTACAAATCAGCATCTTCGTGAGCCTTCTTCGTGGG GTTTTGCGCCATGgtgttttgtattttcttcGAGATCCAGCAGATCCTAACTACAACCCGTTCCGTGATCTAATTGATGATCCTGTGCACAAGCATGCTCGCAGAGTTTTATTGTCTGTTGCAGTTTATGGAAGTCTAATTGTGATGCTTGTATTCTTACCTGTTAAACTTGCTATGAGAATGGCACCTTCCATTTTTCCACTGGACATTTC GGTATCCGACCCGTTTACTGAAATTCCAGCTGACATGCTTCTCTTTCAAATCTGCATCCCATTTGCCATTGAGCATTTTAAGTTGCGGACCACAATCAAGTCCCTCCTCCGCTACTGGTTTACAGCTGTAGGCTGGGCACTTGGCTTAACAGATTTCTTACTGCCTGGAGCTGAGGACAATGGTGGTCAAGACAATGGAAATGTGGAGCAAGGAAGGCAGGATAGACTACAGGCTGCACAACAAGGTGGACAAGACAGGGCCTTAGTGGCTCTTGCAGCTGCAGATGACCAAAACAGTTCCACTCTTGCAGCCGGAACTTCTGCAGAGGAGGATGAGATTGATGAGCAATCTGATTCAGA GTACAGCTTTGTTCTACGGATTGTCCTCTTGCTGGTGGTGGCATGGATGACTCTACTTATGTTCAACTCCACGTTGATAGTTGTTCCAATATCACTTGGGCGTGCTCTTTTCAATGCCATTCCTCTTCTGCCAATAACTCATGGCATCAAGTGCAATG ATCTATATGCTTTTGTAATTGGAAGTTACGTCATTTGGACTGCTTTAGCTGGAGCAAGATACTCAATTGAGCAAATTAGAACAAAGAGGGCAACAGTTTTGTTTAGCCAAATCTGGAAGTGGTGCAGCATTGTTCTCAAGAGCTCGGCTCTATTGTCAATATGG ATTTTTGTTATTCCAGTATTGATTGGGCTGCTATTCGAGCTTTTGGTAATTGTGCCTATGCGGGTGCCTGTAGATGAAAGCCCTGTTTTCCTTCTATATCAGGATTGGGCATTAGGGCTCATCTTTCTCAAGATATGGACTCGGCTG GTAATGTTGGACCAGATGATGCCGCTGGTGGATGAAAGTTGGAGAATAAAATTCGAAAGGGTGAGAGAAGATGGTTTCTCAAGGCTGCAAGGCCTTTGGGTACTGCAGGAGATTGTTTTCCCAATAATAATGAAGCTGCTAACAGCCTTGTGTGTACCTTATGTCTTGTCAAGAGGAGTATTTCCTGTTCTCGGGTACCCATTAGCAGTGAACTCAGCGGTGTACCGATTTGCATGGCTGGGATGCCTCTGCTTCAGCCTGCTGTGCTTTTGTGCCAAGAGATTTCATGTCTGGTTCACCAACCTTCACAATTCCATTCGCGATGATCGCTATCTCATTGGTCGCAGGCTTCATAACTATGGAGAGTATACAGAGAAGCGGCAGAATGAGGCAGGGACTTCCTCAGAAGCACAGATTTCAAATTCTCAGGGCACGGGTTTGATTGGAGAAGTTGAAGTAGGAGGAATAAGATTAAGACGTGCTATTCGAGAGGAATAA